CGAGTCGCCGCCGTGCTGCTGGAAGCCGACCGACCAGTCCAACTCCGCCACCCCCAGCACCCGACGCCACAACCCCGCCAACACCTCCACCACCGACCCACCGACCACCGCCGACGACTCCCCCACCACCTCCACACCCACCACCGACGCCACCAACCCCGCCAACGCCCGCCGATCCGTCTTCCCGTTCACCGTCACCGGCAGCCCCTCCACCACCACCACCGACCCCGGCACCGACCCACCCGGCAACACACCCGCCACGAACCGACGCACCCCACCCACCAACCCACCACCCCAACCCGCCACCGGCACCACACACCCCACCAACCGACCACCCACCACCACCGCAGCACCAGCCCGCACCCCCGGATGCGCCACCAACGCCGCATCCACCTCACCCAACTCCACCCGATGACCCCGCACCTTCACCTGGTCATCCACCCGCCCATGAAAACGGAACAACCCGTCCCCACCCAACGACACCACATCACCCGTGCGATACAACCGCCCCGCCCCCACCACCACACCCGACACAAACCGCTCAGCCGTCAAATCCGGCCGCCCCCAATACCCCAACGCCAACCCGGCACCACCCACCCACAACTCACCCCGCACCCCCGGCGGCACCAACCGCCCCACACCATCCACCACAAACGCCTGACAATTCGCCAGAAGCCCGCCGACCAATCCGGCGTCCTCCGGGCCGGTGATCCGCCGGGCGGTGCACCAGACGGTGGCCTCGGTCGGGCCGTAGACGTTGAACACCTCGCAGTCGAAGGCCTGCTGGATGGTGTGCACCAGGTGCCCGGGCACGGGCTCGCCGCCGAGCAGGACGTACTTCACACCGCGCAGCAGCAGCCGCCAGGCCGGATCCTCGACGATCGCGGCCGCCAGGGTTGGCGTGCACTGGAAGTGGGTCACGCGATGCGGGGCCGCGGCGCTCCCCGGCCCGCCGGCCTCGCTCGGCGTACCCAACTGCACCCGCGCGCCGACGGCCAGCGGCCAGAACAGCTCCAGCAGGGCGATGTCGAAGGAGATGCTGGTGACCGCATGGAGGGTGTCACCGGGGGCGCAGCCGATCCGCTCCTGGAACGCCTGCACGACATTGCTGATGGCGCCGTGCGGGACCATCACGCCCTTCGGCCGCCCCGTCGAACCCGACGTATACATCACATACGCCAACTCCTCCGGACCCACCTCCACACACACCCCACCACCAGCAGCAACCCCCAACCCCTCAACCTCCCCCACCGACAACACCCGCACACCCGAACCCTCCAACCACGACAAACCCCCCGCATCCCCCAACACCACCCCCGGACCACAATCCCCCACCATCAACCGCAACCGCTCCACCGGATACTCCACATCCAACGGCACAAACGCAGCCCCCGCCCGCCACACCCCCAACAACGCCACCACCAGATCAACCCCCCGCCCCACCGCAACCCCCACCACATCCCCCCGCCCAACCCCGCAGCCACCAACCCCGCAGCCACCAACCCCGCCCGCACATCCAACTCACCGAACGACAACACCCCACCCACACCACACACCGCCACCGACCCACCAGCAACAACACCCCACCCCGCCACAACCCCCGCCAAACCCCTGAAACCAAAACCCCCAACCGAACCATTCACCCGCGCAACCAACCCCACATCCCCAACCCCCAACACCGACAACCCACCAACCACACCCCCACCACCCACCACCACCGCACCGCAGGCGAGGGCATCCAGGGCGGCGAGGAGCGTGCGGGTGTCGGCGCTCGTGAGGGAACGACCGTCGCGTTCGACCCAGCCGGCCAGCACCGGAGCGGTGGCCTCGACCGAGACCGCGAGGTCGAACTCGGCGGCGCGGTCAGGGCCGGCCAGTGGCCGGGCCAGCACACCCGGCAGGTCGAGCACGGCCGGCGGCAGGTTCTGGAAGGCGAGCATGACCTGGTAGAGCGAGTCCCCGCCGGCGCGGGCCGCGGGGACGGCGGCGGCAACCCGGTCGGCCTCCAGCGGGCGGTGGTCCAGGGCGTCGTAGTGGGCAGTCTCGACGGCCAGGACCAGCTCCGCCAGGGTCATCTCGTCGCGGACGTCGACCACCAGCACCAGGGTGTTGAGGAAGAGGCCGATGGTCCCCTCCTCCTCGGGGCCGCGGGTCGAGGTGGGGTAGCCGATGTGCACCGGCCCCGGGCCGTGCAGACGGTTCAGTGCGCAGGCCAGCAGCGCGGCGGTGACCACGAACTCGGTGGTGCCGAACTCATCGGCCAGCCGGCGGACGGCGTCCGACGCCTCTGCGCCGAGTGCGAACGGCTCGGCCGGGGGCGGCGCGAGCAACTCGGCACCGGTGCCTGCGGGCTCCAGGACCAGCGGGGGACGGCCGGGCGGCGGGGTGAGCCGCGCGGTCCAGTACCCGAGGTTGCGGGCCCCCGCGCCGGCGGCCAGCCGGGCGGCCTCGGCCAACACGTGCCGCCGGAAGGACCCGGCGGCCGGGGCCTGCGCCTCTTCCCGACGGACCGTCAGGCCACGGTAGTCGGCGGAGAGTTCGGCCAGCAGCAGGCCGGCGGACCAGCCGTCGAAGACCAGGTGGTGCACCAGGATCAGCAGGACGTGGCGCTGTGGGGCCAGCCGGAGCAGGTGCACCCGCAGCAGCGGCGGCCGGTCCAGCTCGAACGGCCGAGCGGCGGCTGCGGCCAGCCACTCCCGGGTGTGCAGCTCGGCGGACTGCTCATCCAACCCGGGCGGCGCGGTGGCCAGTTCGACCGGACAGTCGGCCACCTTGCGGATCTCCTGCACCAGGCCCTCTGCGGTCAGCCGGAAGCCCGTGCGCAGCGCCTCGTGGCGCCGCACCACGCCGTCCAGGGCGGCGCGCAGCGCGTCCGGATCGACCCTGCCCTCCAGGGCGTAGGTGAGCTGCAGGGTGTAGGCGCGCGGGTCGCCGTTCACCTCGGCGTGGAGCCACATGAGGCGTTGCTCCACCGAGAGGGGAACTCGGTGGAGGTCTGCCGCGCGCGGCCGGGCATCGCCTGGTCACCGGCAAGGACGTCCATCATGGGGTGGCTCCTCTTGTTTTGCTGCTTCTCGTACTGCTTCGCGGTGGCAGGCGCACTGCGGCGCAGTGCGACCGGACACCGGGGCCTGCGCCCGAGCCGGGCGCGGCGGCGGGCCCCTCAGCACCGGCTCCGGGCGGGGCGGCCCGGGCGCCGGGTGGGCTATCGGGGCAGGACCGACACGGGTGTGCCGGGCACGGCCGGCGCGAGCGTGTCGTCAACGGGCTCCTCGGCTCCGGCCAGCTCCTCCGCCAGCGGAACCAGGCCGAGCCGGCCGGGACGGTACAGCTGGGATCGCTGGCCCGCCCTCGCGGCGGCGATCACCTCGGCGGCATCCAACGTGGCCAATCGGTCCGTCAGATGTCTGATCAGTTCCTTCGCCTGACGGGTCAGGGCCTCGTCGTCGAGTGGGCGGGCGGGCGACTTCAACTCCCTGGTGATCAACCGCTGCAGCGCCTTGAAGAGCTCCACCGTGCCGATCTCCCGGATGGTGAGCGACAGGTGGGCGGACAGGCCGCGCTGCCCGGTGGCGCGGTGCGCGAAGCCCCGGGGATGTAGAGGACCTCACCGGCGTTCAGCACGGTGGTCAGCAGCGGTTCGCCGTCCGACTGCACGGGACCCGGCCGCCAGTCGGCGCCGGCAGGACCGCCGTGGACATGCCACTCCTTGCTGCCGCTGACCTGGTGCACCAGCACGTCGGCGTCGTCGCGGTGCAGCGGCAGCCCCTGCTGCCCGGGCGGGGTGACGAAGAAAAACGCCTCGACGTGCCGCCCCAGTTCGGCGCCGAGCGCGCGGGTGAGGGCGGCGGTGGGGCCGTGCCACTGCTCGGCACAGCGCAGCAGCAGGGTGTAGCCGTCGTCCAGCAGCGTTCGCACCTTCGTCGCGTCGACGAACCCGGGGTACGCGGTCTGGTGCACAGTCCGGGAACTGCTGTAGGCATCGGCGGGGGCACTGCCGCCGGCCTTCGTCAGATCGACATAGCACGACTGCAGGGCACCGCTCTCCAGCGCCTCGTCCACCGCGGCCAGGGTCAGCGGCGACCATTCGGACGTCGTGGACCGGAACACTCCCGGCTGCTTCCGCCAGTATTCGGCGGTGAACGATCGGGCATCGCCGACAAAATCGGCGATGCCACCGGGATCCAACTCGGTGCTGTCCATGAAGCTCCCCCTCCGGGAACCGACTTCGGTCAAGGATTTCCGGAATATCAAGGCCGCAGCACCGAGTCACCACGGCGCCCGAAGCAAGTCCTTGAATCGCCTGGGAAGACGTTGCGCGAACATTTTCAAGAAGCGCCCTGCCAGGGAAACAGATACTGCCACGCCACTTCGTCTGATTCCAATACCGGCGCCTTCCAAACGCGTTCGCCGAGTCCGTCCGGCGAGCCACCGCAACCACCCTGAGCTGTGAGGATGACAGTTCGATCCGCTCAACAGCTGCATGGCCACGCTGTCTCGCCGGCGAGACACCAGGGCCTCGGCAGGAACACCGGAACCGCCCGGGATAGCGCATGACCGGTCTCCCGGCACGCCCCCTACGGGCCCGACCGGAAATCTCGTGGAATGCTCCGACCCAACGCACCGGGCCTTGATTCCTGGCGGTCGGGCTGCCTAGAGTTCCGTCCTGCCGGCAGGTCGAGCAGAAGCCCGGTTCCGCTGGTTTCAGCAGCCGGTCGACATCGATGCCGGCTGCCGTGAGAGTTCCGGTACCGGCTATCGGCGACCCTGCCGGTGTCCAGCCGGAATTACCTACCAAAAGGAGAAAGAAATGACCGAGATCCAGGTTGACATCGCCGCCCTGACCGACGAGGAGCTGGACGACATCGTCGGTGGCGGCGCCGTCACCACGAACAAGGCCTGCATCTGACCTTCGGCACACGCCGAGGATCAGCCACCGCGCACGGCCTGATCCCGGCCGCCCGTCCGGACGGCTTGTCGCGACGGGTGGCCGGCCCGGGGCCGGCGCACTGAGGGGGGTGTGGTTGGGCCCGACCACACCCCCCGGCACTGCCGCTATTCGCCGAAAGGGACAGCCAGGATGACCACTGGACCACGCTTCCGGGCCGAGGCCCTCGCGCACCACCAGCGGGCCGACGGCCTCGGACCGGTGCTTGGCCATGCCCCCTCGGCCCACCGCCCGCGCGACGCGCGCGAGCGACTGCGCTCCGCGGCGGCCCGGCTGCGCAGCCGTAGCGGCCCGCGCATCCCGGTCTGCTACCAGACCCAGGTCAGCGACTGCGGCCCGGCCAGCCTAGTCATGACGCTGCGTCACCACGGCATCGAGGCCGATCTCGACGCCGTGCGGGCCCGCGCGGACGCCGGACGCAACGGAGCATCGGCGCGCACCCTGCTCGAACTCGGCCGCAGCTTCGGCCTCAACGGCCGCGGCGTGCGCACCGATCTCGACGGGCTGACGCACCTGCCGCCCGGCACCATCCTCTTCTGGAACTTCAACCACTTCGTGGTGCTGGAATCGGCGACCGAGCACCACGTGGACATCGTCGACCCGGCCGCCGGCCGCCGACGGCTGAGCCGGTCCTCGGTCGCCGAGGCCTTCACCGGTGTGGCGCTGGAGTTCGACCGACCGCTGGCCGGTGCGGGCGGGGGCCGCCAAGGGCGCCCGGCCCAGGCCGCGAGCCCCTGGCGGCAGTTGCTGCGGCTGGTCCCACGCGGCCGCGAGCTGCGCCGGCTAGCCGCCGCCTCGGCGGCTCTGACCGCCTTCGAGTTCGTGCTGCCGCTCACCGTCAGCTACCTGGTCGGCCAAGTGCTGCCGAACCGGCGGACCGGACTGCTCTGGCCGGTCATCACTGGCCTGGGCGTGCTTTGCCTGCTCTTCCTGCTCCTCCAGGTGATCCGCTCCTTCCTGGTGACCCGACGTCAGGCCAGCGTCGAAAAGGAGCTGACCTGGGGGGTGATGACGCACCTGGCCTCACTGCCCTACGACTTCTTCACCGTGCACAACGCCGGCGACCTTGCCATGCGAGTGCGGACCAGCAGTGTGCTAAACCAGGTGCTGAGCCTCACCGCCGTCTCGGCGATCTTCGACAGCGCGCTGATCGCGGTCTACCTGGCGGCCATCGTCGTCGCCGATCCGGCGCTCGCCGCGCTGGTGGTGCTGTTGATCCTGCTTCAGGTCCTGGTGCTGTCGTTCGCCTGGCGCCGACAGGCCGAGTTGAGCCATGAGGTGCTGGAGCGTCAGACCAAGACCCAGGACCAGCTGGTGGAGCTCCTGGAGAGCATGACCACGCTCAAGGCCGCGGGCCTGGAGGCGGCCGCCGCGGAACGCTGGTCGCACACGCTGGTGCGCGAGGTCAACAAGCGGCTGACCGCCCGGCGGAACGCCGCGCTCACCACCTCGGTCAGCCGGGCGATCCAGTTCACCGCACCGGTCGCAGTCCTGCTGGCCGGTGCCTGGCGGGTGCTTGCAGGCCACGGCTCGCTGGGTGACACCCTGGGCTTCATGGCGCTGACGATCGCGCTCTTCGCACCGCTGGAGGGCATGTTCACCGCCGCCGCCCAGCTGGCCGCGATCCGGCCGGCGCTGGCCCGGCTCGACGACCTGCTGCGCAGCCCGGCCGAGCCGGGCGGCCTGCCGCTGCCCGCGGCCGGACCGGGCCGCCTCACCGCCGAGGCCGTGTCGTTCCGCTACCGCGGTGCCCCCGCCCCGTCGCTCTCCGGCGTCGACCTGG
This genomic stretch from Kitasatospora acidiphila harbors:
- a CDS encoding JmjC domain-containing protein — its product is MDSTELDPGGIADFVGDARSFTAEYWRKQPGVFRSTTSEWSPLTLAAVDEALESGALQSCYVDLTKAGGSAPADAYSSSRTVHQTAYPGFVDATKVRTLLDDGYTLLLRCAEQWHGPTAALTRALGAELGRHVEAFFFVTPPGQQGLPLHRDDADVLVHQVSGSKEWHVHGGPAGADWRPGPVQSDGEPLLTTVLNAGEVLYIPGASRTAPPGSAACPPTCRSPSGRSARWSSSRRCSG
- a CDS encoding amino acid adenylation domain-containing protein, whose amino-acid sequence is MGVAVGRGVDLVVALLGVWRAGAAFVPLDVEYPVERLRLMVGDCGPGVVLGDAGGLSWLEGSGVRVLSVGEVEGLGVAAGGGVCVEVGPEELAYVMYTSGSTGRPKGVMVPHGAISNVVQAFQERIGCAPGDTLHAVTSISFDIALLELFWPLAVGARVQLGTPSEAGGPGSAAAPHRVTHFQCTPTLAAAIVEDPAWRLLLRGVKYVLLGGEPVPGHLVHTIQQAFDCEVFNVYGPTEATVWCTARRITGPEDAGLVGGLLANCQAFVVDGVGRLVPPGVRGELWVGGAGLALGYWGRPDLTAERFVSGVVVGAGRLYRTGDVVSLGGDGLFRFHGRVDDQVKVRGHRVELGEVDAALVAHPGVRAGAAVVVGGRLVGCVVPVAGWGGGLVGGVRRFVAGVLPGGSVPGSVVVVEGLPVTVNGKTDRRALAGLVASVVGVEVVGESSAVVGGSVVEVLAGLWRRVLGVAELDWSVGFQQHGGDSLKAIQAAAQARTRGIALTAATLLRADSLAEAARAAAALDPAATGLVRPDRTSSGPLPLLPMQHDFFARPRPDHNWANLAGLFRPDEADPVDEHRLGAALRLVARRHEALRLAFTAPSGGTGEWRQTLVPEPRVAVESRELDCAGADVRTVIEAEARSQQRTIDLVRGPVAKVVVLRVRGEARPRILVIAHHLVMDAWSWQAFLSELACTYAKLTSSPSVDGPLRTTGRRAPSSATGPAPSRRRPRTPVSRTRCGTGNPSA
- a CDS encoding peptidase domain-containing ABC transporter, producing MTTGPRFRAEALAHHQRADGLGPVLGHAPSAHRPRDARERLRSAAARLRSRSGPRIPVCYQTQVSDCGPASLVMTLRHHGIEADLDAVRARADAGRNGASARTLLELGRSFGLNGRGVRTDLDGLTHLPPGTILFWNFNHFVVLESATEHHVDIVDPAAGRRRLSRSSVAEAFTGVALEFDRPLAGAGGGRQGRPAQAASPWRQLLRLVPRGRELRRLAAASAALTAFEFVLPLTVSYLVGQVLPNRRTGLLWPVITGLGVLCLLFLLLQVIRSFLVTRRQASVEKELTWGVMTHLASLPYDFFTVHNAGDLAMRVRTSSVLNQVLSLTAVSAIFDSALIAVYLAAIVVADPALAALVVLLILLQVLVLSFAWRRQAELSHEVLERQTKTQDQLVELLESMTTLKAAGLEAAAAERWSHTLVREVNKRLTARRNAALTTSVSRAIQFTAPVAVLLAGAWRVLAGHGSLGDTLGFMALTIALFAPLEGMFTAAAQLAAIRPALARLDDLLRSPAEPGGLPLPAAGPGRLTAEAVSFRYRGAPAPSLSGVDLDIAPGSFVAIIGRSGSGKSTLGMLLAGLHLPTSGTIRADGIDLTELDRPAYRREIGYVNQNAHLFGGSIRENIAFGGDDVSPADLKEAVRLARIHEDIAALPLGYDTLVGPGGHGLSGGQRQRVVLARALARKPRLLVLDEATSALDPALEEEILGGLLGSGITVVAIAHRLTVLERADHVVVIRDGRIVEAGTPGELLARGGEFLCLT